One part of the Microlunatus elymi genome encodes these proteins:
- a CDS encoding TfoX/Sxy family protein, with protein sequence MTAQDDLVERVRAALADHPSLREVAMFGGRSFMINDKIAVAARKGGDLLVRVAAADHAELIKRPGAGQATMGTDRTMGPGWISVEAASLDTEAELAYWLEIAVNYNRSVTDQG encoded by the coding sequence ATGACCGCACAGGATGACCTGGTCGAACGTGTCCGCGCCGCGCTCGCGGACCACCCGTCGCTGCGGGAGGTCGCAATGTTCGGCGGCCGATCGTTCATGATCAACGACAAGATTGCCGTGGCCGCCCGCAAGGGTGGCGATCTCCTGGTCCGGGTGGCCGCGGCGGACCACGCCGAGCTCATCAAGCGTCCCGGCGCAGGCCAGGCGACGATGGGCACAGACCGAACCATGGGGCCGGGTTGGATCTCGGTCGAAGCCGCGTCGCTCGACACCGAAGCCGAATTGGCGTACTGGCTGGAGATCGCCGTGAACTACAACCGATCCGTCACCGACCAGGGCTGA
- a CDS encoding DnaJ family domain-containing protein produces MNDQQKPRVGESMQDRLIREAQERGEFDNLPGYGKPLPNLTGHGARDWVTQWVQREDLSGVLPPELALRKEAEKIVDTVSELRTEQEVRDVVEELNRRIREMRLRPPSGHNRGPDSFLRTVSADRVVGEWRDQRGT; encoded by the coding sequence ATGAATGACCAACAGAAGCCGAGGGTCGGCGAATCGATGCAGGACCGGCTGATCCGCGAGGCGCAGGAGCGCGGCGAATTCGACAACCTGCCGGGATACGGCAAGCCGCTGCCCAACCTGACCGGGCACGGCGCGCGCGACTGGGTGACCCAATGGGTGCAGCGCGAGGACCTGTCCGGGGTGCTGCCGCCGGAGTTGGCGCTGCGCAAGGAGGCCGAGAAGATCGTCGACACGGTGTCGGAGCTGCGAACCGAGCAGGAAGTCCGAGATGTCGTCGAGGAACTCAACCGCCGGATCCGCGAGATGCGGCTGAGGCCGCCGTCCGGTCACAACCGTGGCCCGGACTCCTTCCTGCGTACGGTCAGCGCCGATCGGGTGGTCGGCGAGTGGCGCGATCAGCGCGGCACGTGA
- a CDS encoding metallopeptidase family protein, with translation MPITMPADDFDRLVERALADVPRALADLIDNVVIMVEDWPPPGGPYLLGLYHGVPLTERDHNYAGVLPDRITIFRGTILQICNTAEEVVHEVHITVVHEIAHHFGISDDQLHRLGYG, from the coding sequence ATGCCGATCACGATGCCTGCCGACGACTTCGACCGTCTGGTCGAACGCGCCTTGGCGGACGTGCCGCGGGCGCTGGCGGACTTGATCGACAACGTGGTGATCATGGTCGAGGACTGGCCACCTCCGGGCGGGCCGTACCTGCTCGGCTTGTATCACGGCGTCCCGCTGACCGAACGGGATCACAACTACGCCGGGGTGCTGCCCGATCGGATCACGATCTTCCGCGGCACGATCCTGCAGATCTGCAACACGGCGGAGGAGGTGGTGCACGAGGTCCACATCACTGTCGTACATGAGATCGCGCATCACTTCGGCATCAGTGATGATCAACTGCATAGACTCGGATACGGCTGA
- a CDS encoding SH3 domain-containing protein, with translation MSEGTRSKALRKAGVATAAITAGAALAIGGVQFATAKSATATTGVNIRSGPGTSYRIVGGLVRGQSITTVGKASDGWVKVRFNGGAAYISAQYLDTAGTSVSTAPVMIYTQGVKISSAPLNVRQQPALNAKVIGYISAGQQVTLTGKQTQGYAEVLYGGQRAWVSARYLISSTSALPSTTGTRYATADLLIRTSTDADFKIITTAPKGSRLQVTGTTSNGYAQVIYNNAIRWVTAKYLASKAIPGHSATSSRPSTARSTAPKTISKPRSTAVQQSSQRAVNRAPRAIGTRFATTELLVRSTSGNDYNTVATVARGNTVKITGRTSNGRAEIVYNGGSRWVTAQYLSTSRPQSAATNSTSRSGSRSTSVRATSTSSGGVDPSYSGKSRNVSDSTWDQLAMCESSGNWSINTGNGFYGGLQFTLQTWRGFGGTGMPNQASRSEQIRVAERILAVQGWGAWPACSSKLGLR, from the coding sequence GTGAGTGAAGGCACGAGAAGCAAGGCATTACGCAAGGCGGGCGTCGCCACCGCCGCCATCACGGCGGGTGCGGCGCTCGCGATCGGCGGCGTTCAGTTCGCCACCGCGAAGTCGGCCACCGCAACCACCGGCGTGAACATCCGTTCCGGGCCGGGCACCTCGTACCGGATCGTCGGCGGACTGGTCCGCGGGCAATCGATCACCACGGTCGGCAAGGCGAGCGACGGCTGGGTAAAGGTCCGCTTCAACGGCGGTGCGGCCTACATCTCCGCGCAATATCTCGACACCGCCGGCACCAGCGTGAGCACCGCACCGGTGATGATCTACACCCAGGGCGTGAAGATTTCCAGTGCACCGCTGAACGTACGCCAGCAGCCGGCCCTCAACGCCAAGGTGATCGGCTACATCTCCGCCGGCCAGCAGGTCACCCTGACCGGCAAGCAGACACAGGGGTATGCCGAAGTGCTGTACGGAGGTCAACGGGCCTGGGTGTCGGCGCGGTACTTGATCAGTTCCACCTCGGCGCTGCCCAGCACCACCGGCACCCGCTACGCCACCGCCGACCTGTTGATCAGGACCAGCACCGACGCGGACTTCAAGATCATCACCACCGCACCGAAGGGATCCCGGCTGCAGGTGACCGGAACCACCAGCAACGGATACGCCCAGGTGATCTACAACAACGCGATCCGCTGGGTGACCGCGAAATACCTGGCCAGCAAGGCGATCCCGGGCCACAGCGCCACATCGAGCCGCCCGTCGACCGCACGCAGCACGGCACCGAAGACGATCAGCAAACCAAGATCAACCGCCGTCCAGCAGAGCAGCCAGCGGGCCGTCAACCGAGCGCCGCGCGCGATCGGCACCCGCTTCGCCACCACCGAGCTGCTGGTCCGCAGCACCTCGGGCAACGACTACAACACCGTGGCGACAGTGGCTCGTGGCAACACGGTCAAGATCACCGGCCGGACCAGCAACGGCCGTGCAGAGATCGTCTACAACGGCGGTTCTCGTTGGGTAACAGCACAGTATCTGTCCACCAGCAGGCCACAGAGCGCCGCGACCAACTCGACCTCGCGCAGCGGATCAAGATCAACATCGGTCCGGGCCACGTCGACCTCCAGCGGTGGCGTCGATCCCAGCTACTCGGGCAAGAGCCGCAACGTCTCCGACAGCACCTGGGATCAGCTGGCGATGTGCGAATCCAGCGGCAACTGGAGCATCAACACCGGCAACGGCTTCTACGGCGGCCTGCAGTTCACCCTGCAGACCTGGCGCGGCTTCGGCGGCACCGGAATGCCCAACCAGGCAAGCCGTTCCGAACAGATCCGGGTCGCCGAACGCATCCTCGCGGTTCAGGGCTGGGGCGCATGGCCGGCCTGCAGCAGCAAACTCGGCCTGCGCTGA
- a CDS encoding SH3 domain-containing protein yields MSSAMRKAGAVTSLLAAAGAAITVGGVQLASADSVTATAGVNIRSGPGTKYAIVGGLTAGQRITAVGKPTNGWIKVRFNGDTAYVSAAYLDLKSGDTSPGPANIYTKGTKIATAPLNVRQGASLGSKVIGYIAAGQNVTLTGKQSAGFAEMLYGGQRAWVSGQYLVSSMNALPKKTGARYATADLLIRTSTDSDFNIITTVKKGTRLQATGVTRSGYAQIVYNSAIRWVTAKYLSTQPVSSAPASNSGTSSSGPAKQTKPATSHSNPAKTSGSTSGTSKADPSKTGNARPTTPAVPKVVGSRYATTELLIRTTSGSDFKTVAEVPRGARLQITGATANGKAQVVYGGVARWVTAQYLSTSKPKAQTSRPVTPALPRVVGTRYATTELLIRTTSGSNYKTVDTVPTRTKLKITGTYANGRAQIVYNGAVRWVTSQYLAKSKPASRSSSGGSSSVGLVGSNTSSNKGKIALNYAKAQLGKPYVWGAEGPNSFDCSGLTLRAWQAAGVNLPRTSQQQFLASPRVSMSNLKVGDLVFFYGPSPSHVGIYAGNGKVINAPRPGKVVEYTPIAYMPVAGATRPG; encoded by the coding sequence GTGAGCAGCGCCATGCGTAAAGCCGGCGCCGTGACGTCGTTGCTGGCCGCGGCCGGCGCGGCGATCACGGTGGGCGGCGTACAACTCGCCTCGGCCGATTCCGTGACGGCGACCGCCGGTGTCAACATCCGCTCCGGCCCCGGGACGAAGTACGCCATTGTCGGCGGACTGACCGCCGGGCAGCGGATCACCGCGGTCGGCAAGCCGACGAACGGCTGGATCAAGGTCCGCTTCAACGGCGACACCGCCTACGTCTCGGCGGCATACCTCGATCTCAAGAGCGGGGACACGTCGCCCGGACCGGCGAACATCTACACCAAGGGCACCAAGATCGCCACCGCGCCGCTGAATGTGCGCCAGGGCGCCAGCCTGGGCAGCAAGGTGATCGGCTACATCGCCGCCGGCCAGAACGTCACCCTCACCGGCAAGCAGTCGGCCGGCTTCGCCGAAATGCTGTACGGAGGCCAGCGGGCCTGGGTCTCGGGCCAGTACCTGGTCAGCTCGATGAACGCGCTGCCCAAGAAGACCGGCGCTCGTTACGCCACGGCCGACCTGCTGATCCGCACCAGCACGGATTCCGACTTCAACATCATCACCACGGTCAAGAAGGGCACCCGGCTGCAGGCCACCGGGGTCACCCGCAGCGGCTACGCCCAGATCGTCTACAACAGCGCGATCCGTTGGGTGACGGCAAAGTACCTGTCCACTCAGCCGGTCAGCAGCGCGCCCGCCAGCAACTCGGGTACGTCGTCGAGCGGTCCGGCGAAGCAGACCAAACCCGCCACCTCGCACTCCAACCCGGCCAAGACGAGCGGCTCCACGTCGGGCACCTCGAAGGCCGACCCGTCGAAGACGGGCAACGCTCGACCGACGACACCGGCCGTACCGAAGGTCGTCGGCAGCCGCTACGCGACCACGGAGCTGCTGATTCGCACCACCTCCGGCAGTGATTTCAAGACCGTCGCCGAGGTGCCGCGCGGCGCTCGGCTCCAGATCACCGGCGCCACCGCCAACGGCAAGGCGCAGGTCGTCTACGGCGGCGTCGCGCGCTGGGTCACCGCGCAGTACCTGTCGACCAGCAAGCCGAAGGCGCAAACCAGCCGGCCGGTCACGCCGGCGCTACCGCGGGTGGTCGGCACCCGGTACGCGACCACGGAGTTGTTGATCCGGACCACGTCGGGCTCCAACTACAAGACCGTCGACACGGTCCCGACCAGGACCAAACTCAAGATCACCGGCACGTACGCCAACGGCCGGGCACAGATCGTCTACAACGGCGCGGTCCGTTGGGTGACGTCGCAGTATCTGGCGAAGTCCAAGCCGGCGTCGCGGTCGTCCTCCGGCGGTTCCAGCTCGGTCGGCCTGGTCGGCTCGAACACGTCCAGCAACAAGGGCAAGATCGCGCTGAACTACGCCAAGGCGCAACTGGGCAAGCCGTACGTGTGGGGTGCCGAGGGGCCGAACAGCTTCGACTGCTCCGGCCTCACGCTGCGCGCCTGGCAGGCCGCCGGGGTGAATCTGCCGCGGACCTCACAGCAGCAGTTCCTGGCCAGCCCGCGGGTCTCGATGAGCAACCTCAAGGTCGGCGACCTGGTGTTCTTCTACGGGCCGAGCCCGAGCCACGTCGGCATCTACGCCGGCAACGGCAAGGTGATCAACGCGCCGCGGCCCGGCAAGGTGGTCGAGTACACCCCGATCGCGTACATGCCGGTCGCGGGAGCCACCCGGCCGGGCTGA
- a CDS encoding phosphotransferase family protein: MVDPDPFTDDVYAIAAHYGISAGDVAPAPTQGQVNVTVFLGTELVLRIPRNARAQERLAKEAEVIPLVRAAGVPTPAIVGYDVTRQIADVPYVVLERLHGLTLAELDPANRRLAHESLGEILVVLHRIRRSSVGATDTIPQPFTFSAAEVVQRLREAGEIGTAQSDWLLERFELLNSEGPSPADPVLVHRDVAPSNVIVDRQGRATALLDWGCAEWGAPARDLVGLPLPALPALLSGYRSALRGAASGAQDIDPDLGLERDALWFHLYLALARLLKEPSTSEDRHWAAPRQATLLDILAFVSGAVPDSWPALLRRPHPREGRF, translated from the coding sequence ATGGTCGATCCGGATCCCTTCACCGACGATGTGTACGCGATCGCTGCTCACTACGGCATTTCGGCCGGGGACGTGGCGCCCGCTCCGACTCAGGGACAGGTGAATGTGACCGTGTTCCTGGGCACGGAACTCGTCCTGCGTATCCCGCGCAACGCAAGAGCGCAGGAGCGACTTGCCAAAGAGGCCGAAGTCATTCCGCTGGTCCGCGCGGCGGGCGTGCCGACCCCCGCAATCGTCGGCTACGACGTAACCCGCCAGATCGCAGACGTACCGTACGTCGTTCTGGAGCGACTGCACGGCCTCACCTTGGCCGAGTTGGACCCTGCCAACCGCCGACTGGCCCACGAGTCCCTGGGTGAGATCCTCGTGGTCCTTCACCGGATCCGTCGCAGCAGCGTCGGAGCTACCGACACCATTCCGCAGCCCTTCACATTCTCCGCAGCGGAGGTGGTCCAGCGCCTCCGAGAAGCGGGTGAGATCGGCACTGCCCAGTCCGATTGGCTCCTGGAGCGATTCGAACTTCTGAACAGCGAGGGTCCCTCACCAGCCGACCCCGTCCTGGTCCACCGCGACGTCGCCCCATCGAACGTGATCGTCGACCGACAAGGGCGAGCAACGGCACTGTTGGACTGGGGTTGTGCCGAGTGGGGTGCCCCGGCTCGCGACCTGGTCGGCCTGCCGCTGCCGGCGCTGCCCGCCCTCCTGTCCGGTTATCGATCAGCCCTCCGTGGCGCCGCGTCCGGAGCGCAAGACATCGACCCCGATCTGGGGCTTGAGCGCGATGCCTTGTGGTTCCATCTCTATCTGGCGCTGGCCAGACTCTTGAAAGAGCCCTCGACCTCAGAAGATCGACACTGGGCCGCGCCGCGGCAGGCGACCCTGCTCGACATCCTTGCCTTCGTTTCCGGTGCGGTCCCGGACTCATGGCCCGCCCTCCTACGCCGCCCACATCCTCGTGAAGGTCGCTTCTGA
- a CDS encoding VOC family protein, with the protein MEATEAMTNLHTGDVERAREFFRFLGLTEETMNQGWVARFSSPDGAANVQVVTRDATAPEDSVMTIKVDDVDAAYEEAQRRGYEIVHPLTDEPWGIRRFFVRSPDGHVINVALHRE; encoded by the coding sequence ATGGAGGCGACTGAGGCGATGACCAACCTGCACACCGGCGATGTTGAGCGGGCGAGAGAATTCTTCCGGTTCCTCGGCCTGACAGAGGAAACCATGAACCAGGGCTGGGTGGCCCGATTCAGCTCGCCGGACGGCGCTGCCAACGTCCAGGTCGTGACCCGGGACGCAACTGCGCCGGAGGACTCGGTCATGACGATCAAGGTCGACGACGTCGATGCCGCGTACGAGGAGGCGCAACGACGCGGCTACGAGATTGTGCACCCGCTGACCGATGAACCGTGGGGCATTCGCCGGTTCTTCGTCCGGAGCCCTGACGGGCACGTGATCAACGTCGCTCTGCACCGCGAGTGA
- a CDS encoding VOC family protein has translation MSLFITCPVANVERATAFYTALGWTLNPEMSDHSVSCFAIAPEQYVMLGSREMYASVGGVDELTGGPDTPSKVTVSFDLGSRQAVDQLIERAGAAGGRIGDTDDYPFMYQRQFDDPDGYHYSPFWKKPDADPTA, from the coding sequence ATGAGCCTCTTCATCACCTGCCCGGTCGCGAACGTCGAGCGCGCGACCGCCTTCTACACCGCGCTCGGCTGGACCCTCAACCCGGAGATGTCCGATCACAGCGTTTCCTGCTTCGCGATCGCCCCCGAGCAGTACGTGATGCTCGGCAGCCGCGAGATGTACGCGAGCGTCGGCGGCGTCGACGAGCTGACCGGCGGACCCGATACGCCCTCGAAGGTCACGGTCTCCTTCGACCTCGGCAGCCGGCAGGCGGTCGACCAGCTCATCGAGCGGGCCGGGGCCGCCGGCGGGCGGATCGGCGACACCGACGACTACCCGTTCATGTACCAGCGCCAGTTCGACGACCCCGACGGCTACCACTACTCACCGTTCTGGAAGAAGCCCGACGCCGATCCGACCGCGTGA
- a CDS encoding winged helix-turn-helix transcriptional regulator gives MSDLAAALDVVGARWALLIVERLLDGPQRYGDLQRDLGAPTNMLATRLRELEAAGVLSRLPLRHNTRAYALTDRGLALRAAIVALEHWGAENTSDPST, from the coding sequence GTGAGCGACCTCGCCGCGGCCCTCGACGTTGTCGGAGCCCGCTGGGCCCTGCTGATCGTGGAGCGGCTGCTCGACGGGCCGCAGCGCTACGGCGACCTGCAGCGGGACCTCGGAGCGCCGACCAACATGCTCGCCACCCGACTGCGCGAGCTCGAAGCGGCCGGCGTGCTGTCCCGGCTGCCGCTGAGGCACAACACCCGGGCCTACGCGTTGACCGACCGCGGACTCGCTCTGCGCGCGGCAATCGTTGCGCTCGAACACTGGGGCGCCGAGAACACGTCGGACCCGTCTACCTGA
- a CDS encoding NAD(P)/FAD-dependent oxidoreductase — protein MTSNEHVPHVVVLGAGFAGASALMELAHANVQVTVIDQHPYNTFRPLLYQVATGGLNPGDITYPLRHLSARNNARYRRAKVTGIDEERRQVLVDNGSPIDYDYVIIGIGSTTNHFGVPGAAEHSMSMYTRADALRVRDAIFGGLEKIAGESETGTGRFNVIVVGGGATGVEMAGAIAELKHAMLTPTFPELNPSEVNVILVEMTDSLLAPFDPSLQKYALRQLIQRGVDVRLKTAIAEVAKDHVRLKGDSTIRADLVVWAAGVAGYRELADWGLPTGKGGRVIIGDDLQVRDHDRLYAVGDTAINPDAPLPQLAPPAMQMGTHAARQIVRRTRGLPTEPFQYHDKGILATIGNRSAVVQLAGGIKITGTLAWIAWVALHLWFLLGGRNRVETLINLAYRYVIWPRQTGAIIGDVARPPSQS, from the coding sequence ATGACGAGCAACGAGCACGTCCCGCACGTGGTCGTTCTCGGTGCCGGATTTGCTGGTGCGTCGGCCCTGATGGAGTTGGCGCATGCGAACGTCCAGGTGACCGTGATCGACCAACATCCGTACAACACTTTCCGTCCGCTGCTGTATCAGGTCGCCACCGGTGGTCTGAATCCGGGCGACATCACCTATCCGCTGCGCCACCTGAGCGCACGCAACAACGCCCGATATCGGCGGGCCAAGGTGACCGGAATCGACGAGGAACGTCGTCAGGTCCTGGTCGACAACGGCTCGCCGATCGACTACGACTACGTGATCATCGGCATCGGCAGCACCACCAATCACTTCGGTGTGCCGGGGGCTGCGGAGCACAGCATGTCGATGTACACCCGCGCCGACGCGCTGCGAGTCCGGGACGCGATCTTCGGCGGTCTGGAGAAGATCGCCGGCGAATCGGAGACCGGGACCGGCCGATTCAATGTGATCGTGGTCGGCGGTGGCGCGACGGGTGTGGAGATGGCGGGCGCGATCGCGGAGTTGAAGCACGCGATGCTGACGCCGACGTTTCCGGAGTTGAACCCGTCCGAGGTGAACGTGATCTTGGTCGAGATGACCGACTCGCTGCTGGCGCCGTTCGACCCGTCGCTGCAGAAGTACGCACTGCGGCAGTTGATCCAGCGCGGCGTCGACGTCCGACTGAAGACCGCGATCGCCGAGGTCGCCAAGGATCATGTCCGGTTGAAGGGCGATTCGACCATCCGCGCGGACTTGGTGGTGTGGGCGGCTGGTGTCGCCGGCTATCGCGAGTTGGCCGACTGGGGATTGCCCACTGGCAAGGGCGGCCGCGTGATCATCGGAGATGATCTTCAGGTCCGTGATCATGATCGCTTGTACGCGGTCGGCGACACTGCGATCAATCCGGACGCACCGCTGCCGCAGCTGGCGCCGCCGGCGATGCAGATGGGCACCCATGCCGCGCGGCAGATCGTACGCAGGACAAGAGGTTTGCCGACCGAGCCGTTCCAGTATCACGACAAGGGAATCCTGGCCACGATCGGCAATCGGTCCGCCGTCGTACAACTCGCCGGTGGCATCAAGATCACCGGAACCCTCGCCTGGATTGCCTGGGTCGCGCTGCATCTGTGGTTCCTGCTCGGTGGTCGCAACCGGGTCGAGACCTTGATCAACTTGGCTTACCGGTACGTGATCTGGCCTCGGCAGACCGGTGCCATCATCGGCGACGTCGCCCGCCCTCCTTCGCAATCTTGA
- a CDS encoding alpha/beta hydrolase, whose amino-acid sequence MVELVDPDAPKSNTSDADDWRPDVLPGYECRDLPLPEAELVGEEAAGSLAATLVRRSGERHRRAALYLHGWNDYFFQTHLGDFFADHGYDFYAVDLRRYGRSLREGQLQGYISALNHYTEELDAAIKIINSEGPAGERDQLILSGHSTGGLIASLYAADRPGSVDGIILNSPWLDLQGSAMVRAIGTPVIDALASRGLATTAIPMPGSDFYARALRADRDGEWDYDLTWKGSPGPPILIGWIRAIRQGHARVAAGLGIEVPILVMCSARTKFRRRWDPDLMTADTVLDVEQIARRAPRLGRHVTVVRFEDGLHDLVLSAKPVRDAVFAEMTAWLGYLDELDPIEDE is encoded by the coding sequence ATGGTCGAGTTGGTCGACCCGGACGCGCCGAAGTCCAACACGAGCGACGCCGATGACTGGCGCCCGGATGTGCTGCCCGGCTACGAATGCCGTGACCTTCCGCTGCCCGAAGCCGAATTGGTGGGCGAGGAGGCAGCGGGTTCCCTGGCGGCGACGCTGGTCCGGCGCTCCGGCGAGCGGCACCGCCGCGCGGCACTGTATCTGCACGGCTGGAACGACTACTTCTTCCAGACCCACCTCGGCGACTTCTTCGCCGACCACGGCTACGACTTCTACGCCGTCGACCTGCGGCGCTACGGACGCAGCCTACGCGAGGGCCAGTTGCAGGGCTACATCAGCGCACTCAACCACTACACCGAAGAACTCGATGCCGCGATCAAGATCATCAACTCCGAAGGGCCAGCCGGCGAACGCGATCAGTTGATCTTGTCCGGTCATTCCACCGGCGGCTTGATCGCCTCGTTGTACGCCGCCGACCGGCCGGGCAGTGTGGACGGCATCATCCTGAATTCACCGTGGCTCGACCTGCAGGGTTCGGCGATGGTCCGCGCCATCGGTACGCCGGTGATCGACGCGCTGGCCAGCCGCGGCCTCGCTACCACCGCGATCCCGATGCCGGGCAGCGATTTCTACGCGCGTGCGCTGCGCGCGGACCGCGACGGCGAATGGGACTACGACCTGACCTGGAAGGGTTCTCCGGGCCCGCCGATCCTGATCGGCTGGATCCGGGCGATCCGGCAGGGCCATGCTCGGGTCGCCGCTGGGCTGGGCATCGAGGTGCCGATCCTGGTGATGTGTTCGGCTCGGACGAAGTTCCGCCGTCGTTGGGATCCGGACCTGATGACGGCCGACACCGTCCTCGACGTCGAGCAGATCGCCCGTCGTGCGCCCCGGTTGGGCCGGCACGTCACGGTGGTCAGATTCGAGGACGGGTTGCACGACCTGGTACTCAGCGCCAAACCGGTCCGCGACGCCGTGTTCGCCGAAATGACGGCCTGGCTCGGCTACCTCGACGAGCTCGACCCGATCGAGGACGAGTAA
- a CDS encoding DUF3073 domain-containing protein, whose amino-acid sequence MGRGRAKAKQTKVARELKYRAVDTDFSSLERELRGEEATGDTEAIPEAYADLAEEYEQSSPARDDDYGDLRKSG is encoded by the coding sequence ATGGGGCGCGGCCGTGCAAAGGCGAAGCAGACGAAGGTTGCCCGCGAGTTGAAGTACCGTGCGGTTGACACGGACTTCTCCTCCCTGGAGCGCGAGTTGCGCGGGGAGGAAGCGACGGGCGATACGGAAGCCATACCCGAGGCGTATGCCGATCTTGCCGAGGAGTACGAGCAGTCGTCCCCGGCCCGAGACGACGATTACGGGGACCTCCGCAAGTCCGGTTAG
- the purM gene encoding phosphoribosylformylglycinamidine cyclo-ligase, whose amino-acid sequence MTQPAQSSSGSDQQSAYVSAGVDIEAGDRAVSLMKGFVKRTERSEVIGGIGGFAGLFDASKIARYQHPVLATSTDGVGTKVAIAQALDKHDTIGFDLMGMLVDDLVVCGAEPLWVTDYIACGKVVPERIAAIVKGIADACVVAGCALLGGETAEHPGLLGPDEYDVAGATTGVLEKDNILGPERVRAGDVAIAMASSGLHSNGYSLVRKVLLTDAGWALDRDVAELGRTLGEELLEPTKVYALDALALIEAYEVHAMSHITGGGLANNLARVLPDGITVRIDRASWQPPAVFDLVREVGSISQPDIEATLNQGVGMIALLPADQADAALRLLNQRGVRSWICGEAVAGDGTVEMVGRHG is encoded by the coding sequence GTGACACAGCCAGCACAGTCGTCTTCCGGCAGTGACCAGCAGTCGGCCTACGTGAGCGCCGGGGTCGACATCGAGGCCGGTGATCGCGCGGTCTCGTTGATGAAGGGGTTCGTCAAGCGGACCGAACGCAGCGAGGTGATCGGCGGCATCGGCGGCTTCGCCGGGCTCTTCGACGCGAGCAAGATCGCCCGCTATCAGCATCCCGTGCTGGCCACTTCGACCGATGGCGTCGGCACCAAGGTCGCGATCGCCCAGGCCCTGGACAAGCACGACACGATCGGCTTCGACCTGATGGGCATGCTGGTCGACGACCTGGTGGTGTGCGGCGCCGAACCGTTGTGGGTGACCGACTACATCGCCTGCGGCAAGGTCGTACCGGAGCGGATCGCGGCCATCGTCAAGGGCATCGCGGACGCCTGTGTGGTGGCCGGGTGTGCGCTGCTGGGTGGCGAGACCGCGGAGCATCCCGGCCTGCTCGGACCGGACGAGTACGACGTGGCCGGCGCGACCACCGGAGTGCTGGAGAAGGACAACATCCTCGGCCCGGAGCGGGTCCGGGCCGGCGACGTGGCGATCGCGATGGCCTCGTCCGGTCTGCATTCCAACGGCTACTCGCTGGTCCGCAAGGTGTTGCTGACCGACGCCGGGTGGGCCCTGGATCGCGACGTCGCGGAGCTCGGTCGCACGCTGGGCGAGGAGTTGCTCGAGCCGACCAAGGTGTACGCGCTGGACGCGCTGGCCCTGATCGAGGCGTACGAGGTGCACGCGATGAGTCACATCACCGGCGGCGGACTGGCCAACAATCTGGCCCGGGTGCTGCCGGACGGCATCACGGTCAGGATCGATCGTGCGAGCTGGCAGCCGCCGGCCGTCTTCGATCTGGTTCGCGAGGTCGGTTCGATCTCGCAGCCCGACATCGAGGCGACCCTGAACCAGGGCGTCGGGATGATCGCGCTGCTGCCGGCCGATCAGGCCGACGCGGCGCTGAGACTGCTGAACCAGCGCGGGGTGCGGTCCTGGATCTGCGGCGAGGCGGTGGCCGGCGACGGAACGGTGGAGATGGTCGGCAGGCACGGCTGA